Genomic DNA from Paenibacillus donghaensis:
CTTGTTCTTTCACACATCGACCAGCCTGCAAAGAGTCCTTTCCGCGCGTTTAACTGCATATTTGCATGATTTTGGGGAAACCGGTTTCCCTCACTAAAAATTACCATGTCTTCCGTTCTCCTGTCAAGTACATAACAAAAAAGGCAGCCCTAAGAGCGGCAGCCGTTTCTGCTGGATATGGAAGGATAGGGGTTGAGCTGAAGCTTATTGCATTACATTAAGGGTGCGGTCATTCATCAGTATTGCGAATAAACTGCAGCACCTGATTCAGGATCCGCTCTTTGTCTGCACAGTGGCAAACCATATGACCGCTCTGATCCACAAGCAGCACCTGCTTGTGGCTGGTGGGGATGGTCTGCTGCAGATAGTATGCGCTTTTGGTTTTGACCAGATGGTCCCGGCTGCCCTGCACGATCAAGGTAGGGGTCTGAATCTGCGGGTACACCGCAAAGCTCTCACGCACCAGCCGCTGAAATTCACGTGTCGCTTTGGCCGGGGTGGAGCCGAATTTGCTAAGGTAATTCCTCAGCATCTGCGGGTTAACGAACGTCTTCAGCAGTTCTACGGGATTGATCGGAAACACCGGCGCAGACAGCAGCGTAAGTGACTTAATCCGTGATTGATAACGCACAGACAGCTCCGAAGCAATCAAGGCTCCCGTGGAAAAACCAATCAGGTGCACCCGCTCCTCCGTCTCCAGAAGCCCAGCAAGCTCATCCTCCGCGCTCTTCTGCCAGCCAAATCTGTCCGATTGCTGCAGATCCCGCTTGCTCCCGCCGTGGCCTTGCAGTGTAAACGTCCTGGAACGGTAATCGTTCTGCTCCATAAAAGCGGACAATGGCGAAATTTCATATTCGCCGCCGGTGAATCCGTGAATGAATAAGCAACTGTCCATTATCGGCCCTCACTTTATCGCTATATTGTGGGTGATTGATGCTTGTCTGATCTATTTTCTCATAAAAGAACTCCCAAAAGCTATTTCACGCCTCCCACCATACCAGGCTGATAGGCAAACAGGGGGGTTCCCCCGCTGATGGCTGCACTCGACGACTGAATGGCTGCCGTGCTTGCTGCACTGCTGCCCAGATTGTTGTTCACGGGGACTAGGGTTGCAGGCGACCTGATCGTCCCTTCCTTAATAATCGTTAAGCCGCCGGAGATTGCCGACAGCAAGGAGGTCCCTCCAATACTGCCGCTGATACCGGACATATAGACGGTTCTGCTGCCGGTGTTGTTGATCCGCTGATCCGGGTCGTTAAAAACATAACGGTTAGGCATAACACTCCTCCTCTTCTAGTATTCCCACCAATTCATTCCGCCAGTCGCAGCTGTGCTGCTGGATGCTATCGTCAACGATAGGGTCACCAGTGTGCTCGGAGCGACCATCACCGCCGGTACACTCAGCAGCGTAACCTCCATCTCCCAGCACAGCTTCCTTGAGCTGGAGACTCCTGGCATCACGACGGCAGACGCGTATACACCTCTGCCGGCAAGGGCCAATCCGGTGAATACCCTAGTGGAGATCAGCGCGGATGGAACCAACTATTTCGTGGATACCACCGGAGAGAATCCGTTGCCGGCAGGTTCAGTAGATGTCATTGTTCCGTCGCGGTTCCTGAAGTACACCCGCCTGGCCTACCAGTCGGCAACACCGGGAGCAGCTTCTACGATCAATGTTATTTTTGATGCCCAAGGAACCTAACCCTAGGGACTTCATACAATGTAGAGACACTGGAGAGTACATGGATGTCCATGTACTCTTTCTTTTGACGAACAGGCTGTGTCTACATAGGCACAAGTACAAGCATGGTAAAGACCGCCCAATCGCTGCGGCACATTCACGCCCATCCAATAGCGTACAAGGAGCCATTCCTGTAATGAATTAAATTGAGGTTTGAAAGAAAAAAGCGCCAACTGTATACTGGGAAACGTTCCGTCCAAAGAACAAATTCCAGCGCAGGAGGCACTCAACATGAAGTATAAACAATCGAAGAAACAGAATCAACGGATTACACGAATTTCTGACAAGACCCTTGTCGTAGGCGCAGACATTGCTAAAGAAACCCACGTGGCCCGTGCCATCGACTTTCGGGGCATTGAACTGGGAAAGGACTGTGTGTTCTCCAATACCCGTACCGGGCTGGAACAACTGGTTCAGTGGATGAAGGAGCTTCAGCAGGAGCATGCCAAGACTGACGTCCTCTTTGGCATTGAGCCTACCGGACACTACTGGTTTAATCTGGCCGAATACTTGGGACAGCAAGGGATTCCTTTGGTCATCGTCAATCCGCATCATGTACACAAAAGCAAAGAACTGGAAGACAACTCACCGACGAAAAACGACTATAAGGATGCAAAAGTCATTGCCGATTTAGTGCGTAACGGGAAGTACAGCGAACCGAAACTGCCGACGAACCTCTATGCAGATCTGCGGATTCTCATGAATCTTCGCGAGAAAATCATGGTGAACCTCGGGCAGGTACAAAGACGAATGCAGAACTGGCAGGATCGATTTTTCCCGGAGTATACAAAGGTTTTTAAAGACTGGGAGGGGAAAGCCTCCCTTATTACGTTAAGCGAGTTTCCGACGCCAGAAGAGATCGTAGCGCTCGGTACAGAGGCCATTGTGAAGCGATGGAAGAAAGACGTGAAGCGCGCCGTAGGGACGAAACGAGCGGAGCAACTGGTCGAAACTGCAAGAAGATCCATCGGGCTTACCGAAGGACTTCCCGCAGCCAAAATAGAGATTAAAACGCTTCTGGAGCAGTACGAAATGTTCGCCAGACAACTCGAAGAGATTCTGGTCGAGGTGGAACGTCTACTTGCACAAATTCCGGGAACGAAGGAGATGCTCACTGTGCCGGGTGTGGCCGTAGTCACCTTGGCGGGGTTCCTTGCAGAAGTAGGGGACCTAAGCAGTTACGAGCACGGACAGCAGATCATACGGCTGGCCGGACTGAATCTCAAAGAAAACAGTTCAGGAAAGAAAAAAGGCAAGTCCAGCATTACCAAACGTGGACGTGCAAGGCTAAGAGCCCTGCTGTTCCGGGCGGTCATGCCCATGGTAGCGAAGAACGCGGAGTTCAAGGCGCTGCACCAGTACTTTACGACACGAAGTCAGAATCCATTGAAGAAAAAGCAATCCCTTGTGGCGTTATGCGGAAAACTTATACGCGTCCTGCATACACTCGGTACGAAGCGAATTCCGTACGACGCTAACGACGTGTTAGGGCCGGTACGTCTGGCCCAGCTACAGATGGCAGCTTAAGAAAAGACCAGACTCTTTTTGCTCATTGAAGTAGGAATCACCAAAGACAAAAGAAGCACGGAGCAGCCGCAGGAATCAATTCCATAAGGGCAACGACCCTGTAAAGGAGCAAGAAACGGCGTCCACCTCTTGAGAGGCAGAACGAAGGAATGTAAGGGCAAAGACCCCGCGTGACATGGGAGGGTAAGCCGTCAAGAGACAGGTGTGGATATCCAAAGTGCGATTACAGAATGTATCTTTGGGTTGGGGATAACTCCCCCACTCTCTATTCCCGCCACCGGCTCTTCCAGAAAATAATGTCATCCTTACATGACTATTCCAACTCTCAATCTGTCAATGAATGAAAACCTGAGAACGAGTGAGCAAACAAGAGAAAATATTAATTTATAGTGGGAGGAATACAGGTGAACAAGATTACGCTGGGAGTCCATCTCATTGTTAAAAACGAAGCTGATCTCCTGCCAAGATGTCTGGAAAGCCTTGCCGGGGCTGATGAAATCGTCGTCACCGACACAGGGTCCGGCGATGAAACCCGCTCCATTGCCCGCAGTTATGGAGCCAGACTGTATGAGCTGGCATGGAACGATGACTTCTCTGCCGCCCGAAACCACGGACTTGCGCAGGCTGCAACAGATTGGATTCTTGTCATGGATGCCGACGAGGTCCTGCTAACCCCTATGGCCGATCTGACCGCTCTGCTGCAGACGGCATCCGCCCAAGCCTTCACCGTAAGTATTGATAACAGGCTAGGGCCTAATCCCGAAGATCACCTGAGCCACAGGGCTGTCCGGTTGTTCCGCAATGGACAGGGATATCGTTACAGCGGCATAATCCATGAGGCTGTGGATGAATCCATTATGGGCAGGCATGGTGCCGGTGCCATCGAAAGCAGTGACATTGTGCTGCTCCACGATGGTTATCTGCCGGAAATCATGGCCCGCAAACAGAAAACAACCCGCAACAAAAAGCTGCTGCAGCTGGCCTTGGAACAGCAGCCTGATGATCCGTTCCACCTATACAACATGGCCGTGACCTGCTGCCAGGAAGGGCAGCTTCAGGAAGCTGAGGAGCTGCTTGTCCAGTCCATCCGCCAAGCTTCACTGCGGGTCTCCTACCGTCCTACGATGATCCGGGACCTCTGCAAGCTGTATCTCTCCGGGAACAAGCTGCAACAGCTCGACTCGCTGTTAGTCCATGAGCTGGAGCGTTACCCGGATTATCCAGATCTGCATATGCTGCAGGGCCAGTCTCTGGAGCTGCAGGGACTGCCGGAGCGCGCTTTTGGAGCCTATCAGCGCGCGGAGGTGCTTCCTGAACCTGCCAAGTCCAGCGGGAAATATGTGAGTGAGCACGGCATGTACACCTTCCGTCCGTTGCACCGCATGGGCGTGATCTCCCAGCAGCTTGGCCTTCAGGAGGAGGCCGCCCGGCTGTTCCATCGTGCACTTTCGCATCATCCCTTGTACCGTCCCGCGCTATTGGGCATCAGTTCCACCTTTCAGCGGCTGGAGGTGGCCGATGATGCCGTTGCCGCGCTGCTTATTCAACTTACCGGTACAGACAGTCCCGCCGCCAGAGCGGCGATAGCCGAGACGCTGTGTGACATTGAGGCTTACGGAGCGCTCGCCGAACTGTCCAACGGGATATTGCCCCCGGAACCGGGTACCGCCCTGCCCACTCTGTCGGCAATGATCATTAGCGGCAGGCTTCAGCAGGCCGATGCCTTAATGGCTGAACTGACAGTAACACAAGCCACGGAACAGGAGCAGTCCAGCGGATATCCTGAAGCCTGCTGGACTGCCTGGGCCCTCTGTCAGTGGGAGCTGTACGGAAGCCTGCAGAATTCGCTGTTCACTGCTATGCCAGAGGCGCTCTGTACTCATCTGCGTGCAGTAGCACTCCACCTGGATGAGCGCAAAGAGGTGTTGCTCCATTCCGAGGAAGTGGTAGTAGAACCCGCCGCCTC
This window encodes:
- a CDS encoding DUF6385 domain-containing protein translates to MLLDAIVNDRVTSVLGATITAGTLSSVTSISQHSFLELETPGITTADAYTPLPARANPVNTLVEISADGTNYFVDTTGENPLPAGSVDVIVPSRFLKYTRLAYQSATPGAASTINVIFDAQGT
- a CDS encoding IS110 family transposase codes for the protein MKYKQSKKQNQRITRISDKTLVVGADIAKETHVARAIDFRGIELGKDCVFSNTRTGLEQLVQWMKELQQEHAKTDVLFGIEPTGHYWFNLAEYLGQQGIPLVIVNPHHVHKSKELEDNSPTKNDYKDAKVIADLVRNGKYSEPKLPTNLYADLRILMNLREKIMVNLGQVQRRMQNWQDRFFPEYTKVFKDWEGKASLITLSEFPTPEEIVALGTEAIVKRWKKDVKRAVGTKRAEQLVETARRSIGLTEGLPAAKIEIKTLLEQYEMFARQLEEILVEVERLLAQIPGTKEMLTVPGVAVVTLAGFLAEVGDLSSYEHGQQIIRLAGLNLKENSSGKKKGKSSITKRGRARLRALLFRAVMPMVAKNAEFKALHQYFTTRSQNPLKKKQSLVALCGKLIRVLHTLGTKRIPYDANDVLGPVRLAQLQMAA
- a CDS encoding glycosyltransferase, whose product is MNKITLGVHLIVKNEADLLPRCLESLAGADEIVVTDTGSGDETRSIARSYGARLYELAWNDDFSAARNHGLAQAATDWILVMDADEVLLTPMADLTALLQTASAQAFTVSIDNRLGPNPEDHLSHRAVRLFRNGQGYRYSGIIHEAVDESIMGRHGAGAIESSDIVLLHDGYLPEIMARKQKTTRNKKLLQLALEQQPDDPFHLYNMAVTCCQEGQLQEAEELLVQSIRQASLRVSYRPTMIRDLCKLYLSGNKLQQLDSLLVHELERYPDYPDLHMLQGQSLELQGLPERAFGAYQRAEVLPEPAKSSGKYVSEHGMYTFRPLHRMGVISQQLGLQEEAARLFHRALSHHPLYRPALLGISSTFQRLEVADDAVAALLIQLTGTDSPAARAAIAETLCDIEAYGALAELSNGILPPEPGTALPTLSAMIISGRLQQADALMAELTVTQATEQEQSSGYPEACWTAWALCQWELYGSLQNSLFTAMPEALCTHLRAVALHLDERKEVLLHSEEVVVEPAASLPLPPSLITSLVRQSVRLKCSSIGQRLVQRFPAYSGVRAAAFYEQGDLQAAGELWITLLQEGRAEGPILFYIGETLYDYGHYDEAVRWFRQALEEEAKPEAARTGLALCYLHQALQELAEAGTKLESTAVEGPLQEDIKAVQSAITLLNHTPWHTEWSFRSKQRRETS
- a CDS encoding alpha/beta hydrolase, which gives rise to MDSCLFIHGFTGGEYEISPLSAFMEQNDYRSRTFTLQGHGGSKRDLQQSDRFGWQKSAEDELAGLLETEERVHLIGFSTGALIASELSVRYQSRIKSLTLLSAPVFPINPVELLKTFVNPQMLRNYLSKFGSTPAKATREFQRLVRESFAVYPQIQTPTLIVQGSRDHLVKTKSAYYLQQTIPTSHKQVLLVDQSGHMVCHCADKERILNQVLQFIRNTDE